A genomic stretch from Selenomonadales bacterium includes:
- a CDS encoding DUF4392 domain-containing protein gives MGHFAALEWHLRQDPGQRGLAQEQRPGTLAIAAERLRKAEAVAIATGFYIPSAQAVESDGPPGAAFLARALERLGKAVYILGAVSAREAIAVCRGNLALRSQFVALQPGKVPSDLWQDYPCQVFVALEYPGQGSDGKCRNMRGIDISQHVPMLDAALSAAERAGIYTIAIGDGGNELGCGSAGRRIATAVNGTSIAAASDAQSVVCAGVSNWGAYALIAALSVLQNENLLPTAAEEQALLTSLCEAGVVDGCTARREPTVDGLSADVCAAFLNELHDLTAQYLATQAHVAVARARRG, from the coding sequence ATGGGGCACTTCGCAGCACTAGAATGGCACCTCCGGCAAGACCCCGGGCAGCGTGGGTTAGCGCAGGAACAGAGGCCGGGAACACTAGCCATTGCGGCCGAGCGACTAAGAAAAGCAGAAGCCGTCGCCATCGCCACAGGGTTCTACATCCCGTCCGCGCAAGCGGTCGAAAGTGACGGACCGCCCGGAGCAGCCTTTTTGGCGCGAGCTCTAGAACGCTTAGGCAAGGCTGTCTATATCCTCGGCGCTGTGAGCGCGCGCGAGGCCATAGCGGTATGCCGCGGCAACCTAGCCTTGCGCTCCCAGTTTGTCGCTTTGCAGCCCGGAAAGGTGCCCAGTGACCTCTGGCAGGACTATCCTTGCCAAGTGTTTGTGGCCTTAGAGTATCCAGGCCAAGGCAGTGACGGGAAGTGCCGCAATATGCGCGGGATAGACATTTCGCAGCATGTGCCGATGCTAGATGCAGCTCTGTCCGCCGCAGAGCGCGCAGGCATCTATACCATTGCCATCGGCGACGGCGGCAATGAACTTGGCTGCGGGAGCGCCGGACGCCGTATTGCCACGGCTGTCAATGGCACATCTATCGCGGCCGCTAGCGACGCGCAGTCTGTCGTCTGTGCGGGGGTGAGCAATTGGGGAGCCTACGCGCTGATTGCCGCGTTGTCAGTCTTGCAGAATGAGAATCTACTGCCTACTGCGGCGGAGGAGCAGGCTCTGCTAACGAGTCTTTGCGAGGCAGGTGTGGTTGACGGCTGCACGGCACGCCGCGAGCCGACCGTAGACGGACTTTCGGCCGACGTGTGCGCCGCCTTCCTGAACGAACTTCACGACCTTACCGCACAGTACCTAGCAACGCAAGCACATGTAGCTGTGGCAAGGGCCAGGCGAGGATGA